In Mytilus edulis chromosome 4, xbMytEdul2.2, whole genome shotgun sequence, the following proteins share a genomic window:
- the LOC139519218 gene encoding schlafen family member 9-like gives MDDSIVKRKRMSSGTSALEAREITQNLYRYGETILNCNVHIIQGIRESGNEFVLKYVCALLNSGGGILHMRNLDHVQIGVQPKHLDTWWSGMENKFADILSCDDICNYFDMVGNYSDPDLYLFVKSAEHLCSLDYHCRLPTDTATHEVSYHSVMKLLQHKGAPLSISDLPLIPENFQYARTDSKIKQETKQIQFKYLSEGSKDSKSIPQKIKQMVSKYISAFANHEGGHILFGIDDVRASAMGELLSEEDQDRTVELINSRMENVIWGDEEFIPEQGKHWDICFKPVIGSPKKKARRVIVVVSVCKFPGGVFTASPDSYFVNEFGDIETWKFSEWKLSMLNPLRDKPDLHNRFIKLPISVPQSPLIFTLRQSIEKIENRLLSDANKNLVLPHHYMDCIKDLKVKDFIRSVLNIFNVDRHMMIVVNCWGLQVTALQPSDVICDVLVLTENQGCHLVTISQISSEQIWEHCRYVAAFIKEKLVCHGGCVEKFGLVCHVANMDGYDDEIENSLSDNFYPSHFYVTPTKFDSLVRSLIITMAAYEPIDFSTLNTTKSMREVLATDKYFFLLTCDQFDLICKQQFTKELWVHGPPGSGKTVAAVQFIAELRRRGCQKDDVLYLAENELLCSYVRSFNFCLVTTRRKILELYFDLKKFKETYQNVKNVIVDEAQNFKDRDGDWYGLAWHLVSRHENNHGMENCCGYFWVFMDYSQKVHKFKAGLPSVIGKNNYMLSEVARNSKEIFDFAKQFLDTAETSDDQEETSALKKVDSQPHLAHEYSSGHEVEIIKCKQENIEKAISKVLNQLIENGTEIGDVAILVGKSKDKQEIEHAMQDIQKEAQMKEGVLVDTVHRFSGLDKLAVIGVNPHVNEEHASLQKFLLSLATRAKDNLVIITTSDDLKLSKTFKSKP, from the exons ATGG ATGATTCAatagtaaaaagaaaaagaatgtctaGTGGGACATCAGCTTTAGAAGCTAgagaaat AACACAAAACCTTTATAGATATGGTGAGACTATATTGAACTGTAATGTCCACATTATACAAGGTATTCGAGAAAGTGGTAATGAATTTGTATTGAAGTATGTATGTGCTCTCCTGAACTCTGGAGGTGGAATTCTACACATGAGAAATCTAGATCATGTTCAAATAGGTGTGCAACCAAAACACCTAGATACCTGGTGGAGCGGTATGGAGAACAAATTTGCCGACATTTTGTCATGTGATGATATTTGTAATTATTTCGACATGGTTGGAAATTATTCCGATCCAGATTTATACCTGTTTGTTAAATCTGCAGAACATTTGTGTTCCCTTGACTACCACTGCCGCTTGCCAACTGACACAGCAACACATGAAGTTTCCTACCATTCTGTAATGAAATTACTCCAACACAAAGGAGCACCATTGTCAATATCTGATTTACCTCTCATTCCAGAGAATTTTCAATATGCTCGAActgacagtaaaataaaacaagaaaccaaacaaatacaGTTTAAATATCTATCAGAGGGATCGAAAGATTCTAAATCTATAccacagaaaataaaacaaatggtgTCAAAGTATATATCAGCATTTGCCAATCATGAAGGTGGACATATTTTATTTGGTATTGATGATGTCAGGGCATCAGCCATGGGGGAACTGTTATCTGAGGAGGACCAGGACAGGACAG ttgAGCTGATAAATAGTCGTATGGAGAATGTGATCTGGGGAGATGAAGAGTTTATACCAGAACAAGGAAAACATTGGGACATCTGTTTCAAACCGGTTATTGGCTCTCCAaagaaaaag GCTAGAAGAGTTATAGTTGTTGTTTCAGTATGTAAGTTCCCAGGGGGAGTATTTACAGCTTCACCAGACAGTTATTTTGTAAATGAGTTTGGAGATATCGAAACCTGGAAATTTTCAGAGTGGAAACTGTCAATGCTTAATCCACTGAGAG acaaaCCAGACCTACATAACAGATTTATCAAGCTTCCCATAAGTGTTCCCCAGTCACCTCTGATCTTTACACTGAGACAAAGtatagaaaaaatagaaaataggttGCTATCAG atgCCAATAAGAACTTAGTTTTACCTCATCATTATATGGACTGCATTAAAGATCTCAAGGTCAAAGATTTCATTAGATCTGTACTCAACATCTTTAACGTTGATCGTCATATGATGATTGTTGTAAACTGTTGGGGTCTGCAGGTAACAGCTTTACAACCTAGTGATGTTATCTGTGATGTTTTGGTTCTGACAGAGAATCAGGGGTGCCACCTGGTGACCATTTCACAGATTAGTAGTGAGCAGATTTGGGAGCATTGTCGCTATGTAGCAGCCTTCATTAAAGAGAAGCTTGTTTGCCATGGAGGATGCGTAGAAAAGTTTGGTCTGGTTTGTCATGTCGCAAATATGGATGGATATGACGATGAAATAGAGAATAGTTTGTCAGATAATTTTTACCCATCTCATTTTTACGTCACACCAACTAAATTTGACAGTTTAGTTCGATCTCTTATAATAACAATGGCAGCATATGAACcgattgatttttctactctaaACACAACAAAGTCAATGAGAGAAGTTCTGGCCACAGATAAATACTTTTTCTTGTTGACTTGTGACCAGTTTGATTTGATATGTAAACAACAGTTTACTAAGGAATTATGGGTACATGGACCCCCAGGCTCAGGGAAGACTGTGGCTGCTGTACAGTTTATAGCAGAGCTCAGAAGGAGGGGATGTCAAAAAGATGATGTATTGTACCTTGCGGAAAATGAATTACTGTGTTCCTATGTCAG GTCCTTCAATTTCTGCTTGGTAACTACAAGAAGAAAAATACTGGAACTTTACTTTGATTTAAAGAAATTCAAAGAAACATATCAGAATGTCAAAAATGTGATTGTGGATGAGGCTCAGAATTTCAAGGACCGGGACGGTGATTGGTATGGTTTGGCATGGCATCTGGTTTCTAGACATGAAAATAATCATGGAATGGAAAACTGTTGTGGGTATTTCTGGGTTTTCATGGACTATTCTCAGAAAGTTCACAAGTTCAAAGCAGGCCTTCCATCAGTAATTGGCAAAAATAACTATATGCTTAGCGAAGTGGCACgaaattcaaaagaaattttTGACTTTGCCAAGCAATTTTTGGATACTGCTGAAACATCTGATGATCAAGAGGAAACTTCAGCTTTGAAAAAAGTTGACAGCCAGCCTCACTTAGCTCATGAATATTCATCAGGCCATGAAGTAGAAATTATCAAATGTAAGCAAGAAAATATTGAGAAAGCGATATCCAAAGTGTTAAATCAGTTGATCGAGAATGGTACAGAGATTGGGGATGTTGCAATATTAGTAGGGAAAAGTAAAGACAAGCAAGAAATAGAACATGCTATGCAAGATATTCAAAAAGAGGCTCAAATGAAGGAGGGCGTTTTAGTTGACACAGTTCATCGGTTTAGTGGTCTTGATAAGC